The bacterium genome segment GATCCTAATGATATGGCAGATGAAAGAATATTAAATGATTGGATAGAAAACCGTAATATGAGGGCTTTTAGTTTTTATCATAAGAAAGAAAACCTTAAAGTAGTTGATATTGTTATCGAACATCCCCTTGATTTTACTAAGGCATTTCAGCATCGTGCAATAAAAAAAGTAGATGATGTTGGAATCTATGTGGCTTCTATTGATGATATGATTTCAATGAAAAAGGTAAGCAACAGACCCAAAGATATAAGCGATATGGAAATGCTTGAGGAAGTAAAAAAGATAATGGAGACTAAAAATGAATAAAGGATTTCATTATACCTTAGAAAAAGAAGATATCTTAAATTATATGAAGCTCTCAACTCTTGAAAAACTAACCTGGCTGGAAGAGATTACCCTATTTACTGAAAAGGCATTAACCCCGGAAGAAAAAAAGGTAAGAGAATATCTTAGAAATAATGGAGAGGTTAATTTAAATGAATCTTAATAGTTACCAAATTTTTTAATTATCCCCTTGACAAATTCATATTTTGATGCTATACTAATAATGTAAAATAGGAAAAAAAAGTGGTTGCTAATAATTATCTTTAGTATCTTGACTTTTTCCTACTACTTAACTTAGAAGACACGGCCGGTTGGAAGAGTTGAGTAGGGGGGTCAATTTAAGGGCCGAAAGTAAAACGGCCGTTTGCGAGTAGGTCTAAAAGTTGATTATGAGGTAAAGAGAAAAGGATAAGAGCAGCCATTAGCTCTCTGAGAAGGTGGTCAAAAAAAATACACCACCTTCTTAAGGGGGCTTAAAAGTTTTTATACTTAAAGCCGAATAAAATCTTCTATCCATAAATGGTGATCAGCTTTAGTTATCTTTTGCTTCCATAGTTCTCTAAAGAGGGGAGAAAGGTTTGGCCCATCTTACTCAGGTCTAAAGAGATCGCGAAAAGGGATGTTTTCGAGTCAAAGATAGGTCGGCCGCCTATTGAGAGGCGAAAAAATTTCTTGATAAGGGGACCAAAAGAAAAACTGAAGAGGATGACCATAAGTTTCGGAAGAGCCCTGGCGGAAGCTTCCCAAAAGAGGAAGCTTCCCCCAAGGACCCAAAAGTAAGGCTTGAAAAAGAGGGGCAACGAAGCAAGCATATCACCGAATCATCACAATTATTATTCAAGGAAGAATAATCCCACCCTACGACAGTTTATCTACCTGTCAATGTGAGTCAGGACGGCTTTTTAAACTAACGTTTTGCCATTTCTAATTTATGTAACCGTTCACGGTCTGGAGAAACCACTTTAGTTTTTCTATAGGTCAAACGATATATATATATATGAAGGACGCTTTGTTGCAAGAGCTTTCCCTGGAAGAGCTGATCACGCTGGTGCGAGCGCATCTGGACGACCATCGCCACCTGTGCACAGCAAGGCCGCTCCTTCTTTGACTACCTCTGCTTCGCCGTCGAGGCCTACTTCGCCCCTCAGCCCATCCCGTCTCTACTGCCATCGGGGCCGTGAACAGTTAGGGGGATAGTTTATAGATAATATTAAATTTTATGGTCTTTGCGGAACATTATTAGCGGTTTTATTATTGGCTTTTTTATCTGGATGTGGCAAAATCCCATTTCTCGATGATGAGGAAGAAATAAGCGTTGCGCCACCGCCCCCGGTTTATCCCGAAATCGACGAATGCCCTGCCTGGTCGCCCGAGGGAAGTGTCATTGTTTATTATCACAACGGGATAACAACTGTAAAAGAGAGCGGGTCTTGTCATGTCGAGCCTGAATC includes the following:
- a CDS encoding DUF6036 family nucleotidyltransferase, giving the protein MFYFEIFEALYRAKIKYLVVGGLAVNLHGVPRITYDIDIIISIDRDNVLKLNNTLMNLGYVPRLPVDPNDMADERILNDWIENRNMRAFSFYHKKENLKVVDIVIEHPLDFTKAFQHRAIKKVDDVGIYVASIDDMISMKKVSNRPKDISDMEMLEEVKKIMETKNE